ATTGGATTAATTGGGCTAATCTTAGATAGAGGGCTTAGATTTATTGAAAACAGATATTTCAAATGGAGAACCATGATGAAATAATTGATATTTAAAATTTTTTAATTTGATTTTGAATAAATGGAGAAAGGTGTAACTGATGGCAAAACTGGAGTTAATAAATATCACAAAAAAATACATTACAGAAAAAAAGGAGATCCTTGCCGTGGATAATGTAAGTTTGTCTGTAGAGGAAAATGAATTTATATCCATTGTAGGGCCGAGTGGTTGTGGTAAATCAACATTATTGAGGATTATAGCAGGATTAGAAAAGCCCACAAGTGGAAAAGTGCTGTTGGATGGGAAAGAAGTTAAGGAGCCAAGTGCTGAAAGGGGGATGGTGTTTCAGCAATACACACTAATGCCATGGAGAACAGTATTAAAAAATGTAACATTTGGTTTGGAAATTAAAAAAATTCCAAAGGAAGAGCAGATAAAAATTGCAAAGAAATTTATAAAGATGGTTGGATTAGAGGGCTTTGAGGATGCTTATCCATACCAACTTAGTGGAGGAATGCAGCAAAGGGTAGCGATAGCAAGGACTCTTGCAAATGATCCAGAAATTGTATTAATGGATGAACCTTTTGGAGCGTTGGATACACAAACGAGGGCAATACTTCAAAATGAACTTTTAAAGATCTGGCAAAAAGAGAAAAAAACTGTGCTTTTTGTTACACATAGTGTTGATGAGGCAGTGTATTTATCGGACAGGATTGTTGTAATGACTGCAAGACCTGGAAAAATAAAGAAAATAATACCCATTGAACTAAAAAGGCCAAGAGATAGAACAAGTATAGAGTTTTTGGAATACAAAAAGAAAATTGTTGATGAATTAAAGGATGAGGTTTTAAAAGCAATGAAATAAAACCATAAGATCTATTGTTTTTTAAAATTTTATTATAAACTTAAAAAAATAACCTAAATTCTATATTTAACTTCGTATATTCAAAAATTAATGTATTCAAATTAATAAATAATTTAGAAAAATAAAAAATTAAGAAAATTTAGTTAAGGGGATTTAGAAGTCGCCTCCCATGTCTCCCATGTCTGAATCTCCTTTGTCTTTATCTTTGTCTAATTTCTCTGCTGCGATGACGTCGTCAATTCTCAACAACATCTCTGTTGCCTCTGTTGCTGAGATGATTGCTTGTGTCTTGACTCTTAATGGTTCAACGACACCTTCCTCTAACATGTCAACGACTTCTCCAGTGAAGACGTCTAATCCAAGTGTTACTCCGTCTCTTTCGTGTTTTGCTCTTAAGTTGACTAATGTGTCAATTGGATCTAATCCTGAGTTCTCTGCTAATGTTCTTGGAATGACTTCTAATGCATCAGCGAATGCTTTGACTGCCAATTGTTCTCTTCCTTCAACAGTTTCAGCGAAGTCTCTGATTCTTCTAGCTAATTCAACTTCTGGTGCTCCACCACCAGCAACAATCTTACCGTCTTCAATTGTACATGCTACAACTCCAATTGCATCA
The sequence above is a segment of the Methanotorris igneus Kol 5 genome. Coding sequences within it:
- a CDS encoding ABC transporter ATP-binding protein, with translation MAKLELINITKKYITEKKEILAVDNVSLSVEENEFISIVGPSGCGKSTLLRIIAGLEKPTSGKVLLDGKEVKEPSAERGMVFQQYTLMPWRTVLKNVTFGLEIKKIPKEEQIKIAKKFIKMVGLEGFEDAYPYQLSGGMQQRVAIARTLANDPEIVLMDEPFGALDTQTRAILQNELLKIWQKEKKTVLFVTHSVDEAVYLSDRIVVMTARPGKIKKIIPIELKRPRDRTSIEFLEYKKKIVDELKDEVLKAMK